Part of the Jatrophihabitans sp. GAS493 genome, GCGCGGTCTTCCAGGACCCAGCCTCCTACCTCAACCCCTCGATTCGAGTGGGGGCCCAGGTCGCGGAGGTGATCCGGGTGAAGCTGGGACTCTCCCGGCGGCAAGCCCGTCAGCGAGCGATGGAGCTGCTCGCGGCGGTTCAGTTGCGCAACACCGCGCTGGTCTACGAGCAGTACCCCTACGAGCTCTCCGGCGGGATGCTGCAGCGAGTTCTCATCGCGACGGCGATCGCGGCGGATCCCACGGTGCTGATCGCCGACGAGGCGACCACAGCGCTGGACGTCACGGTTCAGGCTGAGATTCTGGACCTGTTGGCCGACCTGAGGGAACGGACCGGGCTCGCTCTGCTCGTCGTCTCCCACGATCTGGCCGTCGTCGCGCAACTCTGCGACGAGGTACTGGTGATGCGTCAGGGCGAAGTGGTGGAGCAGGGGCCGACGGCCGAGGTGCTGCACCGTCCCCAGCACGAGTACACGAAGCTGCTCATCGCCGAGCACGAACTCTACGGCCTGGACCGCTACCTCTCCGCCGAAGCAGGCGAGGCGCAATGAGCCGCCCGGTCCTGGAGGTCACCGGCCTCGACGTCCATTACGGCAAGCGGCGGCGTCGCCAGCAGGCTCTGAGCTGTGTTTCATTGGAGGTCCGGGCCGGCGAGACGATCGGGCTCATCGGTGAGACGGGGTCGGGCAAGTCGACCTTCGCCCGCTCCGTCCTCGGTCTGGTGCCGTCGTCGGCCGGCCGGATCCTCATCGACGGGGAGGACGTCAGCGGCTACTCGCGGCGCAACTGGCGCTCGCTGCGGCGCCGGGGCGTCATCCAGTACGTCTTCCAGGATCCGCTGCGCAGCCTGGACCCGGACGTCAGTGTCGGCGATTCGCTGCTGGAACCGTTGCTGATCCAGGGCGTTGCCCGGGCTGAGGCAACCAGCCGGGTTCAGCTGATGCTGGACCGGGTACACCTGGAGGCCGAACTGGTGACGCGACTGCCGGGGGAGCTCTCCGGTGGCCAGCGGCAGCGCGTCGCCGTCGCCCGAGCGCTGGTCACCGAGCCCGAGTTGATCATCCTCGACGAGCCGGTGAGCGCGCTGGACTCGGCCAACCGCGTCGAGGTGCTGGAGATCCTCAAGGAGCTGCGAGCCGCCGGGGTTGCCCTCGTCTTCATCTCCCACGACCTGGGCTCGGTCGCCGGGGTGGCCGACCGGATCGCGGTGATGTACCGGGGCCAACTCGTCGAGACCGGACCGACCCGCCGCATCATCACCGCCCCCGAGCACGTCTACACCCGACTGCTGGTCGGCTCCGCACCGACACTGCGGGCCGGCGCGGCCAGCCGGGCCGAACGCGACGCTCTCCGGGCCCTCCTGAACGCCTGATTTTCCCGACCATCTAGATCAATCCGAAGGAAGAAACCATGACTCGCAAACTTCATCTCGCTCTGCATCCCTACGGCGTGGGCGGCCCCGGCCAGCACGGACTCTGGAAGGACCCGCGGGTGGCCAAGAACGCCAGCATCGACATTCGTTACTACATCCAGCAGGCCCAGGCCGCCGAGCACGCACTGTTCGACGCCCTCTTCATCGTCGACAGCCAGTTCATCAACAGCACCTACCCATCGCACTACCTCAACCGGTTGGAGCCGTTGACGCTGCTCTCGGCCGTCGCCGTGCACACCAACCGCATCGGGCTGGTCGGCACCGCCAGCTCGACCTACAACTCGCCGTTCAACCTGGCCCGGCGCTTCGCCTCGCTCGATCACATCAGCGGGGGCCGGGCCGGGTGGAACGTCGTCACCAGCTTCGACACCGGAACGTCGCGCAACTATGGCCTCGACGAGCACCTCGACTACGCCAGCCGGTACGGCCGGGCGCTGGAGTCCGTGCAGGTCATCCGCGGGCTCTGGGACTCTTACGAGGACGACGCCTTCCCGGCCGATGTCGAGCGCGGAGTCTTCCTCGACCCGTCGAAGCTTCACGCGCTCGAGCACGTCGGGGAGCACTTCAGCGTGGCCGGGCCGCTGAACCTCTCCCGCTCGCCGCAGGGGCAGCCGGTGATCTTCCAGGCCGGCGTCTCCGAAGAAGGGCGTAACCTCGCGGCCCAGGTCGCCGAGGGGATCTACGCCCCGGGCGGATCGCTGGAGCAGGCCCGCGAGTACTACTCGGACATCAAGCGGCGCACGGCCGAGGCCGGACGGGACCCGGAGCACATCAAGATCTTCATCCACGGCGGCCCGATCGTCGCCGCCACCGACGACGCGGCCCGTAGCCGGGAGCGGGAGATCTTCGAGGAGGACAACGACTTCGCGAGCAACCTGGCGCTGCTCGGCCGCGGCTTCGGCGCGCACGACTTCAGCCAGTACGACCCGGACGGGCCGTTCCCGGATGTGGCCCACCTGGCTGAGCGGGGCGGGCGGACGGGGGCGGCGAAGATCATCGAGCGGGCGCGGCGGGAGAACCTGACGCTGCGCCAGGTGGTGGAGACCGCCTCCGATTTCAAGCGCTCGCCCTTCGTCGGGTCGCCGCAGACGGTGGCCGACACGATCGAGACCTGGTTCAACGCCGGCACCTTTGACGGAATCAACCTCGCCTTCCGCACCAACGACGAGCTCAACCTCTTCGTGGACGGGGTGGTGCCGATCCTGCAGCAGCGGGGGCTCTTCCGCACCGAGTACGAGGCGGAGACCCTGCGCGGGCACCTCGGCCTGCCCATCCCGGCCAACCGCTACAGCCGTGAACTCGTCGGATCCCAGGGCTGAGGCGGGCAGATGAGCGACTACTCCGCCACCAGCGGCCGGGACGTGCACACCGTGTATTTCCCGCATGCCACACCACCGGCCGAAGTCGATGTCCTGATCGTCGGCGCCGGCCCGGTCGGCCTGGCCGCCGCCATCGAGTTGACCGCCCGGGGAGTGCTGGTGGCCGTCGTCGACCAGGCCCGGACCGCCACCCTGATCCGGGCCGGGGCGATGGGGCACACCCCGCGGGTCGTGGAGCATTTCCGGCGCTGGGGGGTGCTGCAGCAGATTCGCGACGAGTGGACCTTCCCGCCGGAGTGGAACCGCGGTATTCGCCTCGTCACCTCGCTGGTCGGGCATGAGCTGTTGCCGACCGAAACCCCGTCCTTCAGCGGCCGGGGGAGCGGGCGGCACTCCTCGGAGGAGGCGCTGCGCCGTCCGCAGTCCGCGCTGCAGCAGGTGTTCCTGGAGCACTTGGAGCGGCACAGTGTCAGCGTCTCCGGCGGCTGGCGGCTGACCGCGCTGCGCCAGGATGGCGGGGCCGATGGTGGCGGGATCGATGGTGGCGGGATCGATGGTGGCGGGATCGAGGCCGAATTGGATGAGGGCGATCATGCGGCGACGCGCACCGTGCGGGCCCGCTACGTCATCGGAGCCGACGGTGGCAGCAGCAGCGTACGGCGGCTGGCCGGCATCGAGCGCGACGGCGAATATGCGACCGAGAAGCGACTGCGACTCATCGTGCGCACCGGGGACATCTCCGACCGGGTCGGGCCCGCGCCGAGTGGCACCAACATCGTCTTCAACAACCGGGCCTCCGGCTTCCTCGCCGCTGTGAGTACCCGTGAATGGCGCGTCTACGCGGGGCCGTACCCGCTGGATTACGAACCGACCGACGCCGAACTGGTCGAAGTGGCCCAGGCCGCCTTCGGCTTCGACGTCGACCTCGAGATCGCCTCGGCTACGACGTTCTATCAGGCAACCCGGATAGCCCGGACCTTCCGATCCGATCGGGTGTTGTTGGCGGGCGACGCGGCGCACGTCCGCACCCCGGGCGGGAACCTCGGTGAGGGATTCGGGGACGTGGTGAACCTCGGCTGGAAACTTGCCGCGGTACTCGCCGGCCGCGCGCCGGAGGCACTGCTGGACTCCTACGATCAGGAGCGGCGGCCGCACAACTGGCGGGTCGGCGACTTCGCTCTGGCCCGGGCCCAGCGATCGCAGCTGGCGCTGGCTGACATCCGCCGGATCGGTGTGCCGGACGACGACGACCTCACCGCCGATGCCGTCCGCCGACGGGCCCAGATAGCCGACCGGCTGGCGGCCGACCGGGTTAACGCGAGCGGTGTGACCTTCGACGAGCGCTACGACGCATCGACCGTGCTCTGGTACGAGGAGGGTCAGCTGGAGTCGGAGCCCGGCTGGCGGCCCGACCGGTACGACGACGATCCACGTCCGGGGCATCGGGCTCCGGACGGCGTGATCGATCCCTACGGTGGGACGCTCTATGACCGGATCGGCAGCAACTTCGCCCTGCTGGTGCTCTCGGCCGACCGCAGCGTCGAGGCCGAGTTCATCCGCGCGGCCGCCGAGCGCGGTGTGCCGTTCACCGTTGTGCACTTGGACGATCCGCAGGTACGTGAGCTCTACGGAGCGGAGAACGTCCTGGTCCGGCCGGATCAGCACGTCGCCTGGCGTGGTGCGGAGCTGCCGAACGGCGGAGCCGCGGCTGTTCTCGATCTCATCCTCGGTGCTGCACTCATCACCGTCGCCTAATGGGCGACAGGAAGACGGACATCATGACTGATTCACTTGCCCAGCCGCGATTTCGACTCGGCTTTCTCACCCACGTCCAGGGTCGGGGGAGCGGACCGGCGGAACTGGCTCAGACCTACCGCAATGCCCAGGAACTCTTCGTCGCTGCCGACGAGCTCGGCTTCGACGTCGGCTGGGTCGCCCAGCATCACGTCAGCCTCGGTGGCGGTGGGCTCTCCTCGCCGTGGACGTTTCTCGCCCATGCCGCTGCCCGGACGACGCGGATCCGGCTCGGCACCGCCATCACCATCCTCCCGCTGGAGCACCCGGTCCGGCTGGCCGAGGACGTAGCAGTGGTGGACACCCTCAGTGGCGGCCGGGTGGAGATCGGCGTCGGCAGTGGGGCCAGCGAACTGGAGTACGCCGCCTTCGGACGCGACGCCGCGCGGAAGCGGGAGCTGACCAGCGAAGGGTTGGCCATTCTGCGAACTGCCTTGTCCAATAAGGAGGTTGGGGCCGCCGGGTTCACCATCCAGCCGCCGGTGGCCGACTTCACCGAGCGGATCTGGCAGGGCGTCTTCAGCCAGCCGGGGGCGGAGTACGCCGCCGCGGGCGGGTCGAACCTGCTGCTCAACCGTGCGGCCTACGGTTACGACGCGCCGACCGACGAGGTGCAGCGGCCGTGGGCCGACTCCTTCCTGGGAGCCTGGGACCAGCCCCGGGCGCCGCGGATCGGACTCTCCCGGTTCATCTTCCCGGCGGCCGACAAGCGCAGCGCGCTCGAGCAGATCGGCGCCGACGTGCATCGCGCGGCGCAGAAATTCGGCGCGAAGGGCGCCTTCCCGGTTGGGCTGAGCGTGGAGGAGGCGCTGCGGCGATTCCACTCGTTCTACGGGCATCCCGATGAGATCGTCGCCGAGTTGCAGCAGGAGAAGGTGTTACCGGTGGCGACCGACCTGATTGCCCAATTCAATCCGGCCATCCCCGATCACGACGCGGCGATCCGGGCTCTCGAGCTCATCGCCACCGAGGTCGCACCCGCGCTCGGGTGGCGGCCCGAGGTTCATTCGTCCGCGCGCAGCGCCGAACTGGCTGGAGTCTGAGGATGCCGAGTAACGAGCAGAACGACTACTTCGGGCCGCCCGCACTGCGCGTGCGGGGAACGATCCTGGTTATTCCGGGGCGTGGTGAAACCCCGCAATCCTATGGACGTTTCGCCTCGCGCCTCGCGGCG contains:
- a CDS encoding ABC transporter ATP-binding protein, producing MTILSERTVSAPVTPTEPAPTSPDQTVLAVRDVRVHDNVNDREIVHGVSFELTRGRVIGIVGESGSGKTLTCRAALGILPEHFSISGGTIEITGQDIAGLTPKQWTNLRGSTISAVFQDPASYLNPSIRVGAQVAEVIRVKLGLSRRQARQRAMELLAAVQLRNTALVYEQYPYELSGGMLQRVLIATAIAADPTVLIADEATTALDVTVQAEILDLLADLRERTGLALLVVSHDLAVVAQLCDEVLVMRQGEVVEQGPTAEVLHRPQHEYTKLLIAEHELYGLDRYLSAEAGEAQ
- a CDS encoding ABC transporter ATP-binding protein, producing the protein MSRPVLEVTGLDVHYGKRRRRQQALSCVSLEVRAGETIGLIGETGSGKSTFARSVLGLVPSSAGRILIDGEDVSGYSRRNWRSLRRRGVIQYVFQDPLRSLDPDVSVGDSLLEPLLIQGVARAEATSRVQLMLDRVHLEAELVTRLPGELSGGQRQRVAVARALVTEPELIILDEPVSALDSANRVEVLEILKELRAAGVALVFISHDLGSVAGVADRIAVMYRGQLVETGPTRRIITAPEHVYTRLLVGSAPTLRAGAASRAERDALRALLNA
- a CDS encoding LLM class flavin-dependent oxidoreductase encodes the protein MTRKLHLALHPYGVGGPGQHGLWKDPRVAKNASIDIRYYIQQAQAAEHALFDALFIVDSQFINSTYPSHYLNRLEPLTLLSAVAVHTNRIGLVGTASSTYNSPFNLARRFASLDHISGGRAGWNVVTSFDTGTSRNYGLDEHLDYASRYGRALESVQVIRGLWDSYEDDAFPADVERGVFLDPSKLHALEHVGEHFSVAGPLNLSRSPQGQPVIFQAGVSEEGRNLAAQVAEGIYAPGGSLEQAREYYSDIKRRTAEAGRDPEHIKIFIHGGPIVAATDDAARSREREIFEEDNDFASNLALLGRGFGAHDFSQYDPDGPFPDVAHLAERGGRTGAAKIIERARRENLTLRQVVETASDFKRSPFVGSPQTVADTIETWFNAGTFDGINLAFRTNDELNLFVDGVVPILQQRGLFRTEYEAETLRGHLGLPIPANRYSRELVGSQG
- a CDS encoding FAD-dependent monooxygenase is translated as MSDYSATSGRDVHTVYFPHATPPAEVDVLIVGAGPVGLAAAIELTARGVLVAVVDQARTATLIRAGAMGHTPRVVEHFRRWGVLQQIRDEWTFPPEWNRGIRLVTSLVGHELLPTETPSFSGRGSGRHSSEEALRRPQSALQQVFLEHLERHSVSVSGGWRLTALRQDGGADGGGIDGGGIDGGGIEAELDEGDHAATRTVRARYVIGADGGSSSVRRLAGIERDGEYATEKRLRLIVRTGDISDRVGPAPSGTNIVFNNRASGFLAAVSTREWRVYAGPYPLDYEPTDAELVEVAQAAFGFDVDLEIASATTFYQATRIARTFRSDRVLLAGDAAHVRTPGGNLGEGFGDVVNLGWKLAAVLAGRAPEALLDSYDQERRPHNWRVGDFALARAQRSQLALADIRRIGVPDDDDLTADAVRRRAQIADRLAADRVNASGVTFDERYDASTVLWYEEGQLESEPGWRPDRYDDDPRPGHRAPDGVIDPYGGTLYDRIGSNFALLVLSADRSVEAEFIRAAAERGVPFTVVHLDDPQVRELYGAENVLVRPDQHVAWRGAELPNGGAAAVLDLILGAALITVA
- a CDS encoding LLM class flavin-dependent oxidoreductase, whose amino-acid sequence is MTDSLAQPRFRLGFLTHVQGRGSGPAELAQTYRNAQELFVAADELGFDVGWVAQHHVSLGGGGLSSPWTFLAHAAARTTRIRLGTAITILPLEHPVRLAEDVAVVDTLSGGRVEIGVGSGASELEYAAFGRDAARKRELTSEGLAILRTALSNKEVGAAGFTIQPPVADFTERIWQGVFSQPGAEYAAAGGSNLLLNRAAYGYDAPTDEVQRPWADSFLGAWDQPRAPRIGLSRFIFPAADKRSALEQIGADVHRAAQKFGAKGAFPVGLSVEEALRRFHSFYGHPDEIVAELQQEKVLPVATDLIAQFNPAIPDHDAAIRALELIATEVAPALGWRPEVHSSARSAELAGV